A genomic window from Fibrobacterota bacterium includes:
- a CDS encoding TIGR04222 domain-containing membrane protein produces the protein MPTFLRMLEPLRMIPEPLFLVLLIGLTGLGIYLFIARSLEPTHADPAVERRLSPYELAYLAHGPRGVIETALATADANGLVQLDSKTGRILPLSSVPTDDPVLAELLKDLSKTEGSPRGLSLAEAITNTLAEVTRLELWKPSSYARSHRRAGAFFGGLALIAFLRLLDDHPSLGIASMWLLLSSLAIWKILPQVSSAAPSAAGHNCVQARRRSLEPLLLNDPSTPCDADERIFLISIFGFQELTRTRWAERIPLAGLVVASNPNWMKTPKSYFYALSEGEEAWTPSHID, from the coding sequence TTGCCTACCTTTTTGCGCATGCTCGAACCTCTGCGCATGATCCCCGAGCCATTATTTCTTGTTCTGCTGATCGGATTGACTGGTCTGGGGATCTATTTGTTTATCGCTCGCTCGTTGGAGCCGACCCACGCCGATCCCGCTGTGGAAAGGAGGCTGTCCCCGTACGAACTGGCCTATTTGGCCCACGGTCCCCGAGGCGTGATCGAAACGGCCTTGGCCACCGCCGACGCCAATGGCTTGGTCCAACTGGATTCGAAAACGGGTCGGATCCTTCCCCTTTCCAGCGTGCCCACCGACGATCCGGTTCTGGCTGAGCTGCTGAAGGATCTGTCCAAAACCGAGGGCTCGCCACGGGGCTTGAGCCTTGCCGAGGCGATCACCAATACTCTTGCTGAGGTCACACGGCTCGAACTGTGGAAGCCTTCGTCGTATGCCCGATCCCACCGACGTGCCGGTGCCTTTTTTGGCGGATTGGCACTGATCGCCTTCCTAAGGCTCCTGGACGATCACCCCTCCTTAGGCATTGCTTCCATGTGGCTTTTGCTGTCCTCTCTCGCGATCTGGAAAATCCTTCCTCAAGTCTCCTCGGCTGCTCCTTCCGCAGCTGGCCACAATTGTGTTCAGGCTCGTCGCCGATCATTGGAGCCGCTCCTGTTGAATGACCCATCCACCCCTTGCGATGCCGACGAGCGCATTTTTTTGATCTCGATTTTTGGATTTCAGGAATTAACCAGGACGCGTTGGGCGGAGAGGATTCCCCTGGCTGGCCTCGTTGTGGCCTCAAACCCGAATTGGATGAAAACCCCAAAATCCTACTTCTACGCTCTCAGCGAGGGCGAAGAGGCTTGGACTCCGAGCCACATTGATTGA
- a CDS encoding radical SAM protein, translating into MSALPSNRLLVQWHITDRCPRRCAHCYIPDHSLEPSLDELRAILDQWVALDLRARQISTDDWRLDFNLTGGELLSHPQWREFLNETRTRLPQSRIALLLSGELLTEAIADELAKLRLRYVQFSLDGSRKAHEAIRGPKAFETAIAAIQRTSSRGIPTVVSHTAFPGRLGELAQAAKAARKAGAESIWTDRVVPGPGDPHWDAPATQAYLDELREVSQKLSSKGFKVRTSRALQFLSCGGQAYKCSAGKSLLAVLADGTVAPCRRLPDPIGRLPADDPWDLWTGSEKVRTLAQREPEGCSRCLFANVCQGGAPCLSFAQMGDATAKDPACCVPGWARP; encoded by the coding sequence TTGTCTGCCCTGCCCTCCAACCGCTTGTTGGTGCAGTGGCACATCACCGACCGTTGCCCGCGACGTTGCGCGCACTGCTACATCCCCGACCACTCCCTGGAGCCATCGCTCGACGAGCTTCGGGCGATCCTGGACCAATGGGTGGCACTGGACCTCCGGGCCAGACAGATTTCGACCGACGATTGGCGGCTGGATTTCAACCTCACCGGCGGCGAACTGCTGAGCCATCCCCAGTGGCGCGAATTCCTGAACGAAACCAGGACGCGCCTGCCGCAGTCCCGGATCGCCTTGCTCCTGTCCGGCGAACTCCTGACCGAGGCGATCGCCGACGAGCTGGCGAAACTTCGCCTGCGCTACGTGCAATTTTCGCTGGACGGCAGCCGCAAGGCCCACGAAGCGATCCGTGGGCCCAAAGCGTTCGAGACCGCGATCGCGGCCATCCAGCGCACATCTTCCCGTGGCATTCCCACCGTGGTTTCGCACACGGCCTTTCCCGGAAGACTCGGAGAACTCGCGCAGGCGGCCAAGGCCGCGCGCAAGGCGGGAGCGGAATCCATCTGGACCGATCGCGTGGTGCCGGGGCCGGGCGATCCGCATTGGGATGCGCCGGCGACCCAAGCCTACCTGGACGAGCTTCGCGAGGTGTCGCAGAAATTGTCATCAAAGGGCTTCAAGGTCCGCACCTCGCGCGCTTTGCAATTTCTGTCGTGCGGTGGCCAAGCCTACAAGTGTTCGGCCGGCAAGTCGCTTTTGGCGGTGCTGGCCGACGGCACCGTGGCGCCGTGCAGGCGATTGCCCGACCCCATCGGGCGCCTTCCGGCCGACGACCCGTGGGATCTGTGGACAGGTTCGGAGAAGGTGCGGACCTTGGCGCAGCGCGAGCCGGAAGGCTGCTCGCGCTGCCTGTTCGCGAACGTCTGCCAGGGCGGCGCGCCGTGCCTGTCCTTCGCGCAGATGGGCGATGCCACAGCAAAGGATCCGGCGTGTTGCGTACCGGGGTGGGCGCGTCCGTGA
- the hrcA gene encoding heat-inducible transcription repressor HrcA, with protein MPQLSERQRTVLSSIVRRYIGNAEPVGSRQVSKDIEDALSPATIRNVMSDMEEMGLIDQPHTSAGRQPTERGFRIWVDQIMPSASLSDQERMVVDATLATARSEEQLLAAAALALAEITRLLGVAIAPVLDQSRLDRLELVPVADTTLLLVASFGSGLVRSISVDTGSPLSREDLSDLVRKVHLTALGRTPQELQRNLQAIEAGEIRPAEDPFHDKLTCLILRNLLEVSHPVRSHDAYLQGVGNVLSQPEMGERRSMVNLVQLMEDRSILAQLLQDRIGHEGAACITIGSENRVEHLRSLSLVTRNYNLGNAKGSVGVLGPTRMPYPKLIAAVDYISLRLSQG; from the coding sequence ATGCCACAACTTTCCGAGCGCCAGCGGACCGTACTCTCTTCCATCGTCCGCCGCTACATCGGGAACGCCGAACCGGTCGGATCCCGGCAAGTCAGCAAGGACATCGAAGACGCCCTGTCTCCAGCGACCATCCGCAACGTCATGAGCGACATGGAAGAGATGGGACTGATCGACCAGCCCCATACTTCGGCGGGCAGGCAGCCCACCGAACGAGGATTCCGCATCTGGGTGGACCAGATCATGCCCTCCGCCTCGCTGTCCGACCAGGAGCGCATGGTGGTGGACGCCACCCTCGCCACGGCCCGATCGGAAGAACAGCTCCTGGCCGCCGCCGCGCTGGCTCTGGCCGAGATCACACGATTGCTTGGCGTGGCGATCGCCCCGGTGTTGGACCAAAGTCGTCTTGACCGTCTGGAATTGGTCCCCGTCGCCGACACCACATTGCTGCTGGTGGCGAGCTTCGGCTCGGGATTGGTTCGATCCATTTCCGTCGACACCGGATCGCCCCTTTCCCGTGAAGACCTTTCGGACCTGGTCCGCAAGGTCCATCTCACCGCACTGGGCCGCACACCGCAGGAACTCCAACGGAATCTCCAAGCCATCGAGGCTGGCGAGATCCGCCCTGCGGAGGATCCTTTCCACGACAAGCTGACCTGTCTGATCCTGCGCAACCTGCTGGAAGTGTCCCACCCTGTCCGCTCGCACGACGCCTACTTGCAAGGGGTGGGAAACGTCTTGAGCCAACCGGAAATGGGCGAACGGCGTTCGATGGTCAATCTGGTCCAGCTCATGGAGGATCGATCCATCCTCGCGCAGCTATTACAGGACAGAATCGGGCACGAGGGGGCCGCTTGCATCACCATCGGCTCGGAAAATCGCGTGGAACACCTGCGAAGCCTATCCTTGGTCACCCGCAACTACAATTTGGGCAACGCCAAAGGGAGTGTCGGCGTGTTGGGCCCCACTCGCATGCCCTATCCGAAGCTGATCGCCGCCGTGGACTACATCTCGCTTCGGCTCTCCCAAGGCTGA
- a CDS encoding exodeoxyribonuclease V subunit gamma: MALHLHFANRLEPLVAELSELLDGLWTDLAQPPPVVVPSPAVAKWLKLRLCEARGILVNLPTPTLESVLWSALDPEPGQRILRVEALSQAIAPLFDTNLLANDSYRSVRRYLETASGIDPRRRWQLAQAVAKLFLEYEYNRPSVWREGRWAVEGLDHRWPRRGYFSRASAQEVDDEIWQRELHGEVFSATGPLAGTGLLGLPRLHRLRREAGWRPQGGTLILFGLEKVSHFHRNLVLELSEGREVHLFLQNPCAEFWEDVDTSRRARKRHGTKIPKFSPDDYQAQSLADRFYPAQTAGAQADPKLLERWGRSSRENTSLWCQATDYDFSMSVEPPVAANADPTALSTLQHCLTRRHPGPGISPLELEDGRILSETLPADRSIRLLSCPERTREMEAVRDQLLDWLSEDPSRMVSDAVVLLPDPSRHRAAIEAVFASRAPGDPGFIPHTVLGAAGSESLWARGVESLLRLCQEPADRPGVFALLRNPLCQAKLGVDADTVATWESWAETSGMLRAWDGAHRREAGDAASVAHDPHTFKAGLARLYLEPLAHSETSIGLSVPEGFGERISPVGDFQSDLASVDRFAQALEGLFHQTRALASLCASERPSALARELGELCDRWLDPGTGPESRMRRQFLETIGWTSLQDAFAERRLDLAELSEIAKSALESEHPAPARAFAGSLTFAPLRAGHILPHDFVAVAGLDADSFPGSQDVSGIDLVAKNPLVGDLHPVRDNRSLFLQTILSARERLVVSWLSQDLQKDVAKEPSSVVMELEEALADIAQGRFRETEPLLAREGGGTTASWDPCDLLDAAHRKESPEASALIPEEDLVQVDLAEIRRFLKNPHSHDLSRRLGWREEELPSTLEASHEVLGTDAREDAIFLSGLFGELASLAWIDLAADPIQRIRKILDTRLWDASFPESLLARTELDSLEEWAAWTWKLLAALRGEFPEHTLAKNQNLSLGTADRESGIRWRKDVREFVVSGRIPLALVHAAKGHVVVLECVKMDKGNKDGPKVRTHNTYNTWVNAAALQASGWPRVEIRFAPRESGLAWVRREVVGSWKEWMSDLVGDLSQGAREYLPARAILEHRPLSPFALREELEDAAYPDPWDRLLCPALPGESEDDPTDFTALVQRRLGPLLALDGSVVAEVEDA; this comes from the coding sequence ATGGCTCTCCACCTCCACTTCGCCAACCGGCTGGAACCACTGGTCGCCGAGCTCTCCGAGCTTCTGGATGGGCTGTGGACCGACCTCGCCCAGCCGCCGCCCGTGGTGGTGCCCTCGCCCGCCGTGGCCAAGTGGCTGAAGTTGAGGTTGTGCGAGGCGCGCGGGATTCTGGTGAACCTGCCCACGCCCACGCTGGAGTCGGTGCTGTGGTCGGCGCTGGACCCCGAGCCCGGACAGCGCATCCTGCGCGTGGAGGCCCTCTCGCAGGCCATCGCGCCACTTTTTGACACGAACCTCCTTGCGAATGATTCCTACCGATCGGTGCGACGCTACCTGGAAACAGCCTCGGGAATCGATCCCCGGCGACGTTGGCAATTGGCCCAGGCCGTGGCGAAACTCTTTTTGGAATACGAATACAACCGGCCCAGCGTCTGGAGGGAAGGGCGATGGGCCGTGGAAGGCCTGGACCACCGTTGGCCCCGGCGCGGGTATTTCTCGCGCGCATCGGCCCAGGAAGTCGATGACGAAATCTGGCAGAGGGAACTCCACGGCGAGGTGTTCTCCGCCACCGGCCCCTTGGCCGGAACGGGTCTGCTGGGCCTGCCGCGTTTGCATCGGCTTCGCCGCGAAGCCGGATGGCGCCCGCAAGGCGGCACCCTGATCCTGTTCGGCCTGGAAAAAGTGAGCCATTTCCACCGAAATCTCGTGTTGGAACTGTCCGAAGGCCGCGAGGTGCACCTGTTCCTGCAAAACCCCTGCGCCGAATTCTGGGAAGATGTGGACACATCGCGGCGCGCACGCAAACGCCACGGAACCAAGATCCCGAAGTTTTCTCCCGACGACTACCAAGCCCAATCCTTGGCCGATCGGTTCTACCCAGCCCAGACGGCAGGAGCCCAGGCCGACCCGAAGCTATTGGAGCGTTGGGGAAGGTCATCGCGCGAAAACACCTCGCTTTGGTGCCAGGCCACCGACTACGACTTTTCCATGTCCGTCGAGCCTCCCGTCGCCGCGAACGCGGATCCCACGGCACTTTCCACCCTGCAGCACTGCCTGACGCGACGCCATCCCGGCCCGGGCATCTCGCCGTTGGAACTGGAAGACGGACGCATTCTGTCCGAGACTCTCCCGGCCGATCGATCCATCCGGCTGTTGTCGTGCCCGGAGCGCACCCGCGAAATGGAAGCCGTGCGCGACCAGCTTTTGGATTGGCTTTCGGAAGATCCCTCCCGCATGGTTTCCGACGCGGTGGTCCTTCTCCCGGATCCTTCCCGGCATCGGGCGGCCATTGAAGCGGTGTTCGCCAGTCGCGCTCCCGGCGACCCCGGGTTCATTCCGCACACGGTTTTGGGTGCGGCTGGATCGGAAAGCCTGTGGGCGCGCGGCGTGGAATCGCTACTGCGCCTTTGCCAAGAGCCTGCCGACCGCCCCGGCGTGTTCGCATTGCTTCGCAATCCCCTCTGCCAGGCAAAGCTTGGGGTCGATGCCGACACGGTCGCCACCTGGGAATCGTGGGCGGAAACATCGGGAATGCTGCGGGCCTGGGATGGGGCGCATCGGCGCGAAGCGGGCGACGCGGCCTCCGTGGCCCACGACCCGCACACCTTCAAGGCGGGATTGGCGCGCCTCTACCTGGAACCGTTGGCGCACAGCGAGACCTCGATCGGATTGTCCGTTCCGGAAGGTTTTGGCGAGCGGATTTCCCCCGTTGGGGATTTCCAGAGCGATCTCGCTTCCGTGGATCGCTTCGCCCAGGCGCTGGAAGGGCTGTTCCACCAGACTCGCGCGTTGGCTTCCCTCTGCGCGAGCGAGCGTCCCTCCGCCTTGGCCCGCGAACTGGGAGAGCTGTGCGATCGCTGGCTGGACCCCGGCACGGGGCCGGAATCCCGGATGCGTAGACAATTTCTGGAAACCATCGGATGGACATCGCTGCAAGACGCGTTCGCCGAGCGCAGGCTCGATTTGGCAGAACTATCCGAGATCGCCAAAAGCGCGCTGGAATCCGAGCACCCCGCGCCGGCACGAGCCTTCGCGGGAAGCCTCACCTTCGCACCGCTGCGCGCGGGCCACATCCTCCCCCACGACTTCGTGGCCGTGGCGGGGTTGGACGCAGACTCCTTCCCCGGCTCCCAGGATGTGTCGGGAATCGACTTGGTGGCCAAGAACCCGTTGGTGGGCGACCTTCATCCGGTGCGCGACAATCGGTCGTTGTTTTTGCAGACGATCCTCTCCGCGCGGGAAAGGCTGGTGGTTTCCTGGCTTTCCCAAGACCTCCAGAAGGATGTGGCCAAGGAACCCTCCAGCGTGGTGATGGAACTGGAAGAGGCCCTGGCCGACATCGCGCAGGGAAGGTTTCGCGAGACCGAGCCGCTTCTGGCGCGCGAAGGGGGAGGCACCACGGCCTCCTGGGATCCGTGCGATCTTCTGGATGCGGCACACCGCAAGGAGTCCCCCGAAGCTTCAGCCTTGATCCCGGAGGAAGATCTCGTCCAGGTGGATCTTGCCGAAATCCGTCGTTTCCTGAAAAACCCCCATTCCCACGACTTGTCCCGCCGCCTGGGATGGCGGGAAGAAGAACTGCCCTCCACGCTGGAAGCCTCGCACGAGGTCCTCGGCACCGATGCGCGGGAAGATGCGATCTTCCTTTCAGGATTGTTCGGCGAGCTGGCGAGCCTCGCCTGGATCGATCTGGCCGCCGATCCGATCCAGCGCATCCGGAAGATCCTGGACACGCGCCTGTGGGACGCGAGCTTTCCGGAATCCCTGCTGGCCCGCACCGAGTTGGATTCGCTGGAGGAATGGGCCGCGTGGACCTGGAAACTCCTGGCGGCGCTGCGCGGTGAATTCCCGGAACACACCCTGGCGAAAAACCAGAATCTGTCGTTGGGAACGGCCGATCGAGAGAGCGGCATCCGTTGGCGGAAGGATGTTCGGGAGTTCGTGGTTTCCGGCCGCATTCCCTTGGCCCTGGTGCACGCGGCCAAGGGCCATGTGGTGGTCCTGGAATGCGTCAAGATGGACAAAGGCAACAAGGACGGCCCCAAGGTCCGCACCCACAACACCTACAACACCTGGGTGAACGCCGCCGCCTTGCAGGCCTCGGGATGGCCTCGGGTGGAAATCCGCTTCGCCCCCCGGGAGAGCGGCCTGGCTTGGGTCCGCCGGGAGGTCGTGGGATCATGGAAGGAATGGATGTCGGATCTTGTCGGGGATCTTTCCCAGGGTGCCCGGGAATACCTGCCTGCCCGTGCGATCCTGGAGCATCGACCGCTATCGCCATTCGCCCTGCGCGAAGAGCTGGAAGATGCCGCCTACCCGGACCCTTGGGATCGGCTGCTTTGCCCCGCCCTTCCGGGAGAATCCGAAGACGACCCGACCGATTTCACCGCGCTGGTCCAACGCCGGTTGGGGCCTCTGCTGGCATTGGATGGGTCTGTCGTGGCGGAGGTGGAGGATGCCTGA
- a CDS encoding sulfurtransferase, which translates to MTHTTLVQPAELLTHLDDADWIVFDVRHDLFQPNAGIDAWCAGHIPGSQFLPLDEALSGAKTGHNGRHPLPERSSLAAILASMGVNLKSQVVVTDSHGGMFAARLWWLLRWLGHESVAVLDGGIGAWTKAGGILTQEVGSPRKRGDLMERPSLVGTVTADQILSSLGSRNLLVVDARGPDRFRGENETLDPVAGHIPGACNRPIARNLDGEGRFRPSAELRSEFDEILSGIPMERVVMQCGSGVTACHNLLALEIAGLPGARLYPGSWSEWCADPRRPVETAA; encoded by the coding sequence ATGACCCACACGACCTTGGTGCAGCCTGCGGAACTTCTGACTCACCTGGACGATGCCGACTGGATCGTCTTCGATGTGCGCCATGATCTGTTCCAACCCAACGCGGGAATCGACGCCTGGTGCGCGGGCCATATCCCGGGATCCCAGTTTCTCCCCCTGGACGAGGCTTTGTCCGGCGCGAAGACCGGGCACAACGGCCGCCATCCGCTTCCGGAGCGATCGTCCCTGGCCGCCATCCTGGCCAGCATGGGCGTGAACTTGAAAAGCCAAGTGGTCGTGACGGACAGCCATGGCGGGATGTTCGCCGCCCGGCTCTGGTGGCTGTTGCGCTGGCTGGGCCATGAATCCGTAGCCGTGCTCGACGGGGGCATCGGCGCCTGGACCAAGGCTGGAGGGATCCTGACCCAGGAGGTGGGGAGCCCACGCAAGCGCGGAGATCTGATGGAACGCCCCTCCTTGGTGGGAACGGTCACTGCCGACCAAATTTTGTCCAGCCTGGGTTCGCGGAACCTCCTGGTGGTGGATGCCCGCGGCCCGGATCGTTTCCGTGGCGAGAACGAAACGCTGGATCCCGTGGCGGGCCACATCCCGGGCGCCTGCAATCGGCCCATCGCGCGCAACCTCGATGGCGAGGGACGCTTCCGCCCCTCCGCCGAATTGCGTTCGGAATTCGACGAAATCCTTTCCGGGATCCCCATGGAACGCGTGGTGATGCAATGCGGATCCGGCGTCACCGCCTGCCACAACCTGCTGGCCTTGGAGATCGCGGGGTTGCCTGGCGCGCGGCTCTATCCTGGATCCTGGAGCGAATGGTGCGCCGATCCGCGCCGACCGGTGGAGACCGCCGCCTAA
- a CDS encoding TIGR04222 domain-containing membrane protein, with protein sequence MLEPLRMIPGPYFLLLLVGLTGLGIYLHFFRSWGAGRLNPIAEMRLSPYELAYLARGPGGVIETALATADANGLIQVDASSGPAIPLPSARPDDPILAELLKELGELGGSLRGLKLTESIKVLQSDLMEAGLLDRSTSGQVALRGLAIFGTIEVLAFLKLSLALTYNKPAGFLFVLVFVIAGILAVGLVAKGRRGYPTAAGRRCVADRRQALEPLLFDAQASRTRSDARPLMTSVFGFQELSGSMWGAAIPLAGIAIATSPLWMNPPAASGAFSSGSSGGDGGWSTSSGSSDSGCGGGSSGGDSGCGGGGGCGGCGGGGGD encoded by the coding sequence ATGCTCGAACCTCTGCGCATGATTCCCGGGCCCTACTTTCTGCTCCTGCTTGTTGGATTGACAGGTCTGGGGATCTATCTCCATTTCTTCCGGTCTTGGGGGGCTGGTCGCCTCAATCCCATCGCGGAAATGCGATTGAGCCCGTACGAATTGGCGTACTTGGCGCGCGGCCCGGGCGGGGTGATCGAAACCGCTCTGGCGACTGCCGACGCCAATGGGCTGATCCAGGTGGATGCCTCCTCCGGCCCCGCGATTCCCCTTCCGTCCGCTCGTCCCGACGACCCCATCCTGGCCGAACTCCTCAAGGAGCTGGGCGAACTCGGAGGCTCGTTGCGAGGACTGAAATTGACGGAATCGATCAAGGTGTTGCAATCCGATCTGATGGAAGCGGGGCTCCTGGATCGCTCCACTTCCGGCCAAGTCGCTTTGCGAGGATTGGCCATCTTCGGAACGATCGAAGTCCTGGCCTTTCTGAAGCTTTCCCTGGCCCTGACCTACAACAAGCCAGCCGGATTCCTCTTCGTTCTGGTTTTTGTCATCGCGGGAATCCTTGCGGTCGGCTTGGTCGCCAAAGGCCGCCGGGGCTACCCCACCGCGGCGGGGCGCCGCTGCGTGGCGGATCGACGACAGGCCTTGGAACCGCTTTTGTTCGATGCGCAAGCCTCGCGGACCCGCTCCGATGCCCGCCCCCTCATGACGTCGGTCTTTGGCTTCCAGGAATTGTCCGGATCCATGTGGGGCGCGGCGATTCCCTTGGCGGGCATCGCCATCGCCACCAGCCCCTTGTGGATGAACCCTCCCGCCGCTTCCGGTGCATTCTCCAGCGGCTCCAGCGGCGGCGATGGCGGATGGTCCACCAGCAGCGGCTCATCCGATTCCGGCTGCGGCGGAGGCTCCAGCGGTGGTGATTCCGGATGTGGCGGAGGCGGAGGTTGCGGCGGCTGCGGAGGCGGTGGGGGGGATTGA
- the dnaA gene encoding chromosomal replication initiator protein DnaA: MIGSESSILWAKASGVLQRMLAPEVHARHVAPLRCLEFSQTSLVLEAPADFPLEAFRKSFQGLVEMAAEQTVGSTPRLSLQQSRPVMQPAAEPRSGEIAPVLMNPRFTFDTFVVGGNSQFAHSAAKAVADAPGRTRFNPLMIYGGSGLGKTHLLQAIGNQIETRFPEIRVRYVPTDDFKNQYIYHVQKNLVNDFSSYYRNQVDVLLMDDIQFLVGRDALQQEFFHLFNAFHQSNRQIVLTSDCSPGELQGLEERLVSRFQWGLSVDIQPPDRDTREAILRNKAQEENLDLSEEIISYIAENIDTNIRHLEGIVRRLILEASIQGGNVTLRLAQDVVEAQAPRGSTRRFSPQEIAQVVADYYRVESLSLFAENRGTKDVSHARQVAMYLAKQLTQLPYKSIGGHFGDRDHSTVIHACDKVGKEMKDSVTLRNDVEHLLKVLR, translated from the coding sequence ATGATCGGTTCCGAATCATCCATCCTCTGGGCGAAAGCCTCGGGTGTCCTGCAACGCATGCTGGCGCCGGAAGTCCACGCGCGCCACGTCGCTCCCTTGCGATGCCTGGAATTCTCGCAGACGTCCTTGGTCTTGGAAGCGCCGGCGGATTTCCCTCTGGAGGCCTTCCGCAAGAGCTTCCAAGGCCTGGTGGAAATGGCCGCCGAGCAAACGGTGGGCTCCACGCCCAGGCTCTCTCTTCAACAGAGCCGTCCCGTGATGCAGCCCGCCGCGGAACCCCGCAGCGGAGAAATCGCACCGGTGCTGATGAACCCACGGTTCACGTTCGACACGTTCGTGGTGGGCGGCAATTCGCAGTTCGCGCATTCCGCAGCCAAAGCGGTGGCCGATGCACCCGGCCGCACGCGTTTCAATCCGCTCATGATCTACGGTGGATCGGGATTGGGCAAGACCCACCTGTTGCAAGCGATCGGAAACCAGATCGAAACCCGCTTTCCCGAAATCCGGGTGCGGTACGTTCCCACCGACGACTTCAAGAACCAGTACATCTACCACGTCCAGAAGAACCTGGTGAACGATTTCTCCAGCTACTACCGAAACCAGGTGGACGTGCTCTTGATGGACGACATCCAGTTTCTGGTGGGACGCGACGCGCTGCAGCAGGAATTTTTCCACCTCTTCAACGCCTTCCACCAGTCCAATCGCCAGATCGTGCTCACCTCCGACTGCTCGCCCGGTGAGTTGCAAGGACTGGAAGAACGCTTGGTGAGCCGCTTCCAGTGGGGTCTTTCGGTCGACATCCAGCCGCCCGACCGCGACACCCGCGAAGCCATCCTGCGAAACAAGGCCCAGGAAGAAAACCTGGACCTGTCCGAAGAAATCATCTCCTACATCGCCGAGAACATCGACACCAACATCCGCCACCTGGAAGGGATCGTGCGGCGTTTGATCCTGGAAGCCAGCATCCAAGGCGGCAACGTGACCTTGCGCCTGGCCCAGGATGTGGTGGAAGCCCAAGCCCCGCGCGGATCGACGCGCCGATTTTCCCCGCAGGAGATCGCGCAGGTGGTGGCCGACTACTACCGCGTGGAATCGCTGAGCCTCTTCGCGGAAAACCGCGGCACCAAGGATGTGAGCCACGCCCGCCAAGTGGCCATGTACCTGGCCAAACAGCTCACCCAGCTGCCGTACAAATCCATTGGCGGACACTTCGGGGACCGCGACCACTCCACCGTCATCCACGCCTGCGACAAGGTCGGCAAGGAAATGAAGGACTCGGTCACGCTGCGAAACGACGTGGAACACCTCCTGAAGGTGCTGCGGTAA